From the Thamnophis elegans isolate rThaEle1 chromosome 11, rThaEle1.pri, whole genome shotgun sequence genome, one window contains:
- the CXCL12 gene encoding stromal cell-derived factor 1, with translation MDRRPLALLLLLLLAALHGSRGKPISLTYRCPCRYFESHVSKSQIKHLKILTVPGCPLQVIARLKNSSKQICIDSKLKWIQEYLEKYFQKRVKL, from the exons ATGGACCGCCGCCCGCTCgccctcctgctgctgctcctgcTCGCCGCCCTGCACGGCTCCCGCG GGAAGCCCATCAGCCTGACGTACCGCTGCCCTTGCAGGTATTTTGAGAGCCACGTGTCCAAGTCCCAGATCAAGCACCTGAAGATCCTGACCGTCCCTGGATGCCCCCTTCAGGTCAT CGCAAGACTGAAAAACAGCAGCAAGCAGATCTGCATCGACTCCAAGTTAAAGTGGATCCAGGAGTACCTGGAGAAATACTTTCAAAA GAGAGTCAAGCTGTAA